One Schistocerca nitens isolate TAMUIC-IGC-003100 chromosome 1, iqSchNite1.1, whole genome shotgun sequence DNA segment encodes these proteins:
- the LOC126236270 gene encoding telomere length and silencing protein 1 homolog, producing the protein MSADTDESNSADAIIFKRKRRKPLRKRNDEEMDSNESEEEEDTRKKLEEMKTLQKLRQRQNGVSLVSLALGKKVTLQEETSVTDPFKVKTGGMVDMQALKSGKVKRVDDAYDTGIGTQFSAETNKRDEDEEMMKYIEEQLSKRKGKVKTEEGGGESSDQKYCSPEESALLAVPEHLRASSTHRSEEMLSNQMLSGIPEVDLGIDAKIRNIEATEEAKLKLLWERHSKKDAPSQFVPTNMAVNFVQHNRFNIEDPEPPRRRDKHVEEKKKAVVVGLNPEERGKRQRDNAEKATDDYHYERFKKQFRRY; encoded by the exons ATGAGTGCAGATACAGATGAATCAAATTCTGCTGATGCGATAATTTTTAAACGTAAACGTAGAAAACCTTTAAGAAAACGCAACGATGAGGAAATGGACTCCAATGAAAGTGAGGAAGAGGAAGATACAAG GAAAAAATTAGAAGAAATGAAGACACTCCAAAAGCTTCGTCAGAGGCAAAATGGTGTCAGCTTGGTCAGCTTAGCCCTTGGAAAGAAGGTTACATTACAAGAAGAGACGTCTGTG ACGGATCCATTTAAAGTGAAGACTGGTGGCATGGTGGATATGCAAGCCCTTAAAAGTGGAAAAGTAAAACGTGTTGATGATGCCTATGACACAGGAATTGGAACGCAGTTCTCAGCAGAGACAAATAAAAGGGATGAGGATGAAGAAAT GATGAAATATATTGAAGAACAGTTATCTAAGAGAAAAGGGAAAGTAAAGACAGAAGAAGGAGGTGGAGAGtcttctgatcaaaagtattgCTCTCCAGAGGAATCTGCACTACTTGCTGTGCCAGAACATCTCCGTGCCTCATCAACACATCGATCAGAAGAAATGCTTTCCAATCAAATGCTTAGTGGCATTCCTGAAGTGGACCTTGGCATTGA tgcaaaaatacgtaacattgAAGCTACTGAAGAAGCAAAGCTAAAGCTACTTTGGGAACGCCACAGCAAGAAGGATGCTCCCTCGCAGTTTGTTCCAACCAATATGGCTGTTAACTTTGTTCAGCATAACAGAT TTAATATTGAAGATCCAGAACCACCTAGGAGAAGAGATAAACAtgtagaagaaaagaagaaggcTGTTGTTGTGGGATTAAACCCAGAAGAGAGGGGCAAACGACAACGGGACAATGCTGAAAAGGCAACAGATGATTATCATTATGAACGATTTAAAAAACAATTTAGGCGTTATTAG